TCAAGGCCACGGCGGCCATCGATGTGGACCGCATTCTGGCCATTGAAGAGGTGACCAGGCACGACGTCATCGCCTTTTTGACTTCGCTGGAAGAAAAAGTGGGGCCCGAGGCGCGCTACATCCACCTGGGCTGCACATCTTCGGACATTGTGGACACGGCCAACGCCTTGCTGCTGGTCCAGGCCGGAACGCTGATCCTCAAGGATCTTGACGCGCTGCTGGTCACTTTGGCGGATCTGGCCCAAAGTCATAAAGGCGTGCTCTGCATGGGCCGCACCCACGGCATCCACGCAGAACCCACCAGCTTCGGCCTCAAAATCCTGGGCTTTTATGCGGAGTTCGTGCGCCACCGGGAGCGCGTCCGGGCCGGGCTGGAAAGCGTGCGCGTGGGCAAGATTTCCGGCGCAGTGGGCACCTACGCCTTTCTTTCGCCCGACCTGGAGGCCCGCGCCTTGGCCCGGCTGCACCTGGAGGTGGACCCGCATTCCACCCAGATTGTGCAGCGCGACCGCTACGCCCACTTCTTTACCTCTCTGGCCATTCTGGCCGGCGGGGTGGAGCGGCTCTGCGTGGAGCTGCGCCATCTGCAGCGCACCGAAGTGCTGGAAGTGGAAGAGGGCTTTGCCAAGGGGCAGAAAGGCTCTTCGGCCATGCCGCACAAAAAGAACCCCATCTCGGCTGAGAACATGTGCGGTCTGGCCCGGCTGCTGCGTTCCAACGCGCTGGCTTCACTGGAAAATCAGGCCCTCTGGCACGAGCGGGACATCAGCCACTCTTCGGTGGAGCGGGTCATCATGCCCGATTCCACCATCCTGGCGGACTATGTGCTGGCCCGGTTGGATCGGCTGTTGCGGGGCCTGGTGGTCAAGCCCGAACGCATGCGCGAAAATATGGAACGCTCCTACGGGCTCTATTTTTCGCAGCGGGTGCTCACGGCCCTCATCGCCACGGGCCTGCCCCGGCAGCAGGCCTACGAGGCCGTGCAGCGTCTGGCCATGCAGAGCTGGGAAAGCCGCACCCCCTTCCCCGACCTGGTGCGCGCGGACGCGGCCATGAGCGGGCGCCTGGGCGCGGAGGCGCTTAAAGACCTGTTCGACCCGGCCTACTACCTGCGCTATGAAGACGCCATTTTTGCGCGCGTGCTCGCCGCGCCGGTAAAGGAGAAACGCTAGTGGACGCGCCTACGCTGGACCTCAAGCGCCGTCTGGCGCGGCTGCTGGTGGAAAAATCCTACCGGGAAGGTGATTTTTTGCTGGCCTCCGGCCGCCGAAGCGATTACTATTTTGACTGCCGCGTCACTGCACTGCACGCCGAGGGCTCCTGGCTTATCGGCAGTCTGTTTAACGACCTGCTCAAGGACGTTGACCTTCGCGGCGTCGGGGGCATGACCCTGGGCGCGGACCCGCTGGTTTCCGCCACCACGGTCATTTCGCACCAGCAGGGCAGGCCGCTGCACGGTCTGCTGGTGCGCAAAGAGGCCAAAGGGCACGGCACCGGCCAGTTTGTGGAAGGTTTGGGCAACTTTCGTCCGGGCGACCGGGTGGCGTTGCTGGAGGATGTGGTCACCACGGGCGGTTCGCTGCTCAAAGCCTGCGAGAGAATTCGGGACGCGGGCCTGTCCATTGCGGCGGTCTGCGCCATTCTGGACAGGGAAGAAGGTGGCCGGGAAAAGCTCCGTGAGGCGGGGTATGACCTGCTTGCGCTCTTTACCCGTGCGGAACTGGTGGCCCTTGCGCGTTGAGGGGGCCGGTTGCCGTCTGTGGGGGGTGGCGTTGGCGCTGCTGTTTTGCGGCGCAATGACGCTGGCCCGTCCGGCTTTGGCCGACAACTGGCAGGCCACCCTCTACAACGAGGGCCTGCCCACGCATCTGGTAGCCGTGGACAAGGCTCGCCAGACCTTTCTTTTTTTTGAGAAAAAAAGCCCCCTTAAACTCAAGTACACGTTCCCCTGCACTACGGGTCAGCTTCCGGGCGACAAGCAGGTTCTCAATGACCTGCGCACCCCGGAAGGCGTCTATTTTGTGGAATACAAAATAGCCAGCGGTCTGGATTTTAAGGAATACGGCGGCATAGCTTATACGCTCAACTACCCCAATCCTGTGGACAAGCTGCGCGGCAAGACCGGCCACGGCATTTGGATCCACAGTAAGGGTTTCGGCATTGAACCCCTTTCTACCAGGGGTTGTGTGGCCATCGGCCTGGACGAAATCGGCGAGGTGGGCCCGCAGCTCACCCCAGGCACGGCTGTTGTCCTGGCCGAAAGGCTGGACGAAAAAAGCGTGCCCCGGGTTGACGACGGCACCGCCCGCCAGTTGCGCCGCCTCATGCAGGCCTGGAGCAGCGCCTGGGCCGCGCGTTCCCGTAAGTTTTTCGATTTTTATGATGCCGAGGCCTATTCCAGGGCCATGCCCGAAAGTTTCGTCGCCTTCCGGCAGAACAAGGAACGGCTGTTCAATATTCTGCGCTTCATCAAGATTTACAACCGTAAAATCCATGTGCTGGAAGGTCCGGGCTACTGGGTGACATGGTCGGAACAGTTGTATACGGCTTCCAACCTTTCCACCGAGGGTATCCGCCGCCTGTACTGGCAGCGCGGCAAGGACGACAAATTCCGCATTGTGGGTATGGAATGGACCCCGCGCGACCTGGGCATGCGGGCCGATTTTCAGAAGGGCCGCCTGGTGGCCGAAGCGCCGCTGCAGGTGGTCAGCGATGCCGGCTCCGAAGCGCCCCGGCCGCCGCGCCTGGATATGCCTGAAAGCGCGCCGGAGGAGGCTGTCGCGGCGGCATCTCCTGCGGCGGTTGCGTCCCCGGCTGCGTCCGATGTGGAAAAAGCCCCGGTTCTGCAGTCCGTTGACCAGTCTGTTGCGGCTTCGGCCCCAAAGCCGACCGACACCGCGGCCGACAATGCGGGCAAGTCTTCCGGTGAAAAAGCCGCCGCACGCACGCTGCTGGCCTTGAGCGAGCCCCTGGTGCCCCTGCGCCAGACCGTGCCGCCGCCGGCTGAAGTCAACTGGGGCGCGCGTCCGGGTATGGCGGCCGGCAAAGCGGCCCAGCCCGCGCTGCCGCCGCAGGAGGCGCCACAAGCTGTACAGCCGTCCGCGTCGCAATCCGCGCCCGGCGCGGCCGTTGTTCCCACAGGGGCGGCTGCGCCCAGCGTGCCGACATCCCCCGCTGCTCCAGCCATGCAGCCGCAGGCCGCTCCGGCTGCGCCCGCCCAGCCGCAGGCCGCGCAAACCCAGTCCGTGCAGCTGCCGACCCTGGAGCTTTCGGCGGGCACCAGGCAGGCCTTGGCCGCGGCGGTGGCCGACTGGAACACGGCTTTTGCCGCCCGTGCGGCCCGCATTGCCGATTTTTACGACCAGGCTCGCTACAACCGTGAGCCGGGCGCGCCGCGCGGGCATTCCTTGCGCACCACCCTGCGCGAGTTGGAGCGCCGTTTTGCTGCGCCCTGGCTGACGGTCATCAACCGCAAGCCCGACATGGAAATCAAGGGCGGTCTGGCCGTGACCAGCTGGGAGCAGCTGGTGGCGGCCCCCGAAGGTTTTGCCGAAGGCGTGCGCACCCTCTGGTGGCGCAGGGGCGAGGACGGAGGCTTCCGCATTGTGGCGGCCCAGTTCCGCCCCGGGCCCACAGGCCTGGCCGCCGATTATCTGGATCGGGTCAGCGATCAGGCCAGCGCCGCCCTTGAAACCTGGCGCAAGGCCTGGGAGGCCGCGCAGCTGGACGCTTACATGGACGCCTACACCAGTGACGCCGTGCAGCAGGGCCGCCGCGGGGCCGCCAACATCCGGCGGCAGAAGGAGCAGCTCTGGGCGCGGGTCAAGCCCACGCTGGTGCGCATTTCCGGCTTGCGCCTGGTGGTGGACCGCGCGGGCCTGCGGGCGGACATGACCCAGGTCTATGCGGACAGCGCGGGCCACAGCGACCGGGGCACCAAGACCCTCCAACTGCGTTTCGACGGCAAGCGCTGGCGCATCGCCCGTGAGGACTGGGCAGCGCTGCCGCCCGCGCCCCAACCCTGACGCCGGTTGCGGCGTGGAGCCGACCTTGGGCTATAAGACCAACCTCTGCATCATGTTCATGCCCGACGCGGGTCCGCGCCGCAGCTATCGGGTGCGGCAGGGCAGCTTCCGTCTGCTGCTTCTGCTCTGCGCCAGTCTGCCTGTGTTCTGCGCACTGCTGGGCTGGCAGTGCTGGCGGCTGTGGCAGCAGAATCTACAGCTGCGCGAAAATGTGCTCCGTTTTGAAAGCGATTACCAGGCCGCCCAGGCCACGGCCGAGCGCCTGGAAAATCTGGAGGCCCTGCTGCGGGAAGAAAATCTGTCCGGCAGGGAGCTGGTGCTGCGCCGCCTCAACGCCGTAGACGAAGAGGAGGCCCCTCCTGCAGAGTCCGCGTCCGCCGATGGGCCGGGCCATGAGGCCTTCCCGGCCGTGGATACGGGGTATGTGGCGGTGAGCAACGTGCAGGTCCGCGCTTTGCGCGGGGGCAGGCTGCGCATTGCCCTGGACCTGCGCAATACGGACAGTCAGAAGATTGCCGTCGGCACGGTCAGCGCCGTGCTGCTCACGGCCGACGGCAAACGCCGTACCCTGGATGCGAACCCGGACAGCGCGGCCAGCTTTCGCATCAACCGTTTTAAGCGCGCGGTCATGATGGTGGACGCGGGGCGCAGCCGTATGACCAACGCCCAGGTTTTCCTGGAAGTACATTCTCAGGATGGGGCGGTGGTCTTCCGTAATATTTTTCCTGTGGAGCGTTAGGGCATTGCAATTTTGCAATGCCCTGGCGGTTGCGTAAGCAGACGCCCGCCGTGGAGGCGCAAGCGTAGCTGCAGCCGTTGCGGCGCAGGAGCTTGGCCCGTTACGGCGGGCAAAGACGGCAGCGCTATGCAGTTGCGCACGTAAGCGCCGGAACGCGCGTGCCGTAACCTTTCGCGTATGCATTCTCAAAGGTAATCTGCTCTGGCACGCGCGTATCTTCCTAGGGCGTCCGCAAAGGGCCGCCTTTCCCCACACGGGCCGACGCGCTGCCGTCGGCATCCCCAAAAATCCACTTCCTTTGAAGGAACAGCAATGAACAAGCACGGTTTCACACTGTTTACGGAAAAAGATCTGCACGAGGTCGGCGGCACGGCGCGGCTCTGGCGGCACGAAGTCACGGGCACGGCGCTGCTTTCCGTCTGCAATACGGACGAGAATAAGTGTTTTGGGGTCAGCTTTCGCACGCCCCCGGCGGATTCCACAGGTGTGGCCCACATCCTGGAGCATTCTGTGCTCTGCGGTTCGGCCAAGTATCCGGTGAAGGAACCCTTTGTGGAACTGCTCAAGGGCTCTCTGCAGACCTTTCTTAATGCCTTCACCTTTCCGGACAAGACCTGCTATCCCGTAGCCAGCTGCAATCTGCGCGATTTTTACAACCTGGTGGATGTCTACATCGACGCCGTGTTCCATCCGCGCATCAGCGAAGACATCTTCAAACAGGAGGGCTGGCATGTGGAGGCCCCTGCGTCCGACGGTCCCTGGGCCTACAAGGGCGTGGTCTATAATGAGATGAAGGGCGTTTATTCTTCGCCCGATTCCATCCTGGCCGAGCAGAGCCAGCAGGCCCTGTTCCCGAACACCCTGTACAGCCTGGATTCCGGCGGCAATCCTGAGCACATCCCGGACCTGACCTATACGGCCTTTCACGATTTTCACAGCCGTTACTACCACCCCAGCAATGCCCGCTTTTTCTTCTGGGGCGACGACCCGGAGGAGGAGCGTCTGCGCCTGCTGGACGAAGCCCTGCAGGGTTACGCGGCCCGGCCCGTGGATTCCGTCGTGCCCCTGCAGCCCCGGCTCACCACGCCCCGGCGGCTGGAACTGCCCTATGCCGCAGCGGCGGGCGAAACCCGCGCCCTGTTTACGGTCAACTGGCTGCTGGGCGAACGCGGCGACGTGCACCAGGCTCTGCTTATGGAAATGCTGGAGCACGTTCTGGAAGGTCTGCCCGGTTCGCCCCTGCGCAAGGCGCTGATCGCCTCCGGTCTGGGCGAGGACACCACTGGCTGCGGTCTGGAAACGGACCTGCGCCAGATGTACTACTCCACAGGCCTCAAGGGCGTGGCCCCGGCCGACGTAGCCCAGGCCGAGGCCCTTATTTTTGATACGTTGGCGGACCTGACACGCACGGGCATTCCCGCCGCCGCTGTGGAGGCTGCCGTCAACAGCGTGGAATTTGCCTACCGCGAGAACAATTCCGGGCGCTTTCCCCGCGGACTGAGCGCCATGATTCAGGCCCTCTCCACCTGGCTTTACGACGGCGATCCCTTGGCCCCCTTGGCCTGGGAGGCGCCGCTCACCGCCATTAAGGACCGTCTGGCCGCCGGTGAAAAGCTGTTTGAAGCGGCCATTGCCGACAACTTCCTGAATAACGCCCACCGCGCCACGGTGGTGCTGCTGCCCGACGCCGGACTGGGCGCG
This sequence is a window from Desulfovibrio legallii. Protein-coding genes within it:
- the pyrE gene encoding orotate phosphoribosyltransferase → MDAPTLDLKRRLARLLVEKSYREGDFLLASGRRSDYYFDCRVTALHAEGSWLIGSLFNDLLKDVDLRGVGGMTLGADPLVSATTVISHQQGRPLHGLLVRKEAKGHGTGQFVEGLGNFRPGDRVALLEDVVTTGGSLLKACERIRDAGLSIAAVCAILDREEGGREKLREAGYDLLALFTRAELVALAR
- the purB gene encoding adenylosuccinate lyase — its product is MIDRYTRPAMGRIWTLENRYRAWLDVELAVCEAWGELGRVPADALAHIKATAAIDVDRILAIEEVTRHDVIAFLTSLEEKVGPEARYIHLGCTSSDIVDTANALLLVQAGTLILKDLDALLVTLADLAQSHKGVLCMGRTHGIHAEPTSFGLKILGFYAEFVRHRERVRAGLESVRVGKISGAVGTYAFLSPDLEARALARLHLEVDPHSTQIVQRDRYAHFFTSLAILAGGVERLCVELRHLQRTEVLEVEEGFAKGQKGSSAMPHKKNPISAENMCGLARLLRSNALASLENQALWHERDISHSSVERVIMPDSTILADYVLARLDRLLRGLVVKPERMRENMERSYGLYFSQRVLTALIATGLPRQQAYEAVQRLAMQSWESRTPFPDLVRADAAMSGRLGAEALKDLFDPAYYLRYEDAIFARVLAAPVKEKR
- a CDS encoding L,D-transpeptidase Cds6 family protein, with amino-acid sequence MTLARPALADNWQATLYNEGLPTHLVAVDKARQTFLFFEKKSPLKLKYTFPCTTGQLPGDKQVLNDLRTPEGVYFVEYKIASGLDFKEYGGIAYTLNYPNPVDKLRGKTGHGIWIHSKGFGIEPLSTRGCVAIGLDEIGEVGPQLTPGTAVVLAERLDEKSVPRVDDGTARQLRRLMQAWSSAWAARSRKFFDFYDAEAYSRAMPESFVAFRQNKERLFNILRFIKIYNRKIHVLEGPGYWVTWSEQLYTASNLSTEGIRRLYWQRGKDDKFRIVGMEWTPRDLGMRADFQKGRLVAEAPLQVVSDAGSEAPRPPRLDMPESAPEEAVAAASPAAVASPAASDVEKAPVLQSVDQSVAASAPKPTDTAADNAGKSSGEKAAARTLLALSEPLVPLRQTVPPPAEVNWGARPGMAAGKAAQPALPPQEAPQAVQPSASQSAPGAAVVPTGAAAPSVPTSPAAPAMQPQAAPAAPAQPQAAQTQSVQLPTLELSAGTRQALAAAVADWNTAFAARAARIADFYDQARYNREPGAPRGHSLRTTLRELERRFAAPWLTVINRKPDMEIKGGLAVTSWEQLVAAPEGFAEGVRTLWWRRGEDGGFRIVAAQFRPGPTGLAADYLDRVSDQASAALETWRKAWEAAQLDAYMDAYTSDAVQQGRRGAANIRRQKEQLWARVKPTLVRISGLRLVVDRAGLRADMTQVYADSAGHSDRGTKTLQLRFDGKRWRIAREDWAALPPAPQP